Proteins from one Cyanobacteria bacterium GSL.Bin1 genomic window:
- a CDS encoding serine hydrolase: MKIKGILFTFFCVACSLVIGWHLAIGAMADDSSTDSSVPTWTAETSDSNILGWMEGAPPPPDKIIRFDNGSYAQFPQWRWTVCNFQQLMPTKAVSRQLTPAKPLETSLLEGIDNITFMPLNATEPMTWKQSLAANFTDGILVMHHGKVIYETFAGCLDPTKRHGAMSMTKSFVGLLGEMLVAEGQLDETKLVREYIPELTESAFGNATVRQVMDMTTGLRYSEDYSDPDADIWQHAAAGNPLPKPADYTGPRTYFEFLQTVQPEGEHGRSFGYKTINTDVLGWLIARVTGNTLTEVLSEKIWSKIGADLDAYMSVDSIGTPFAGGGLSAGLRDMARFGKMILDNGRVGDQQVVPESVIRKISQGGDRAAFADAGYSLLEGWSYRSMWWIPHNDHGAFMARGVHGQSLYIDPQADMVIARFASHPVAGNAAIDPTTLPAYQAVADYLLQRDLP; encoded by the coding sequence ATGAAAATCAAAGGAATCCTTTTTACATTTTTCTGTGTTGCCTGTTCACTGGTGATTGGATGGCATCTGGCGATTGGGGCGATGGCGGACGATTCTTCCACAGATTCAAGTGTTCCCACTTGGACAGCAGAAACCTCTGATTCCAATATTTTAGGTTGGATGGAAGGAGCGCCGCCGCCGCCCGATAAAATTATCCGGTTTGATAACGGCAGTTACGCTCAATTTCCCCAGTGGCGCTGGACGGTGTGTAATTTTCAGCAGTTGATGCCCACCAAAGCCGTTAGCCGGCAACTGACTCCTGCCAAACCTCTGGAAACTTCACTACTTGAAGGGATTGACAACATAACGTTTATGCCATTAAATGCGACAGAGCCCATGACCTGGAAGCAGTCTCTAGCAGCCAATTTCACCGACGGCATATTGGTTATGCATCACGGTAAAGTTATCTATGAAACCTTTGCCGGTTGCCTAGATCCCACGAAGCGTCATGGGGCAATGTCTATGACTAAATCTTTTGTCGGCTTGCTCGGTGAAATGTTAGTTGCTGAAGGCCAGCTGGACGAAACTAAGCTAGTTCGGGAGTATATTCCGGAATTGACGGAAAGTGCTTTCGGCAATGCTACGGTGCGTCAAGTGATGGATATGACCACTGGGCTACGTTATAGCGAGGACTATTCAGATCCCGATGCAGACATCTGGCAACATGCTGCTGCAGGCAATCCGCTACCAAAACCCGCAGACTACACGGGGCCGAGAACTTACTTTGAATTTTTGCAAACAGTGCAACCGGAGGGAGAACACGGTCGCAGTTTTGGATATAAAACGATCAACACCGATGTACTGGGTTGGCTGATCGCTCGAGTTACTGGAAATACTCTGACTGAGGTACTCTCAGAGAAAATTTGGAGCAAAATTGGGGCTGATTTGGATGCCTATATGTCAGTAGATTCCATTGGCACGCCATTTGCTGGCGGCGGTCTGAGTGCCGGTCTGCGTGACATGGCTCGCTTTGGTAAAATGATTCTGGATAACGGTAGGGTTGGGGATCAACAAGTGGTTCCGGAATCGGTGATTCGCAAGATTAGTCAAGGCGGCGATCGCGCAGCATTTGCAGATGCGGGCTACTCCTTGCTTGAGGGATGGAGTTATCGGAGTATGTGGTGGATTCCCCATAATGACCATGGTGCTTTCATGGCAAGAGGCGTTCACGGTCAATCTCTTTATATTGATCCGCAAGCGGATATGGTTATCGCCCGTTTTGCTTCCCATCCGGTGGCTGGCAATGCGGCGATTGATCCGACCACCCTCCCTGCTTATCAGGCTGTGGCGGATTACCTCCTTCAGCGCGATCTTCCTTA